From Alcaligenes faecalis, the proteins below share one genomic window:
- a CDS encoding aromatic ring-hydroxylating dioxygenase subunit alpha, whose protein sequence is MSYANNEAALSGLTQDHQVHRDAYLDEDVFQLEMERLFSRAWLYVGHESQVPKTGDYVSVTLAQSPVIMLRHSDGSVRVVMNRCAHKGARLVSEPSGNVGKMLRCPYHAWTYRLDGSLLAVPLKNAYENTEFSQCPAAGGLSTPGAVESYRGFVFARLSKEGFSLQEYFGDVLQALDNMADRSPEGELQVAGGSIRTVINCNWKMYMENINDTVHPISTHESASSSAAKVGEVFKEEDPTALEQLLPFGSGYDFYSRMGVETYPNGHSILGTKFSIHTDYSGIPGYEAMMNEAWGEEKAARVLGFNPQNVVFYPSMAAKGSPQIIRVLRPLAVDRTLLEVWVFQPKGAPREMLDRGLTYSRLVYSPMSVVAHDDVHLFESQQASLKAQGNPWVNLLRQYDAQEGEQGKGSFDDANNEWVIRNQYRAWKQGMKQQEQE, encoded by the coding sequence ATGAGTTATGCCAATAACGAGGCCGCCTTGTCGGGCCTGACCCAGGACCATCAGGTCCATCGGGATGCCTATCTGGACGAGGACGTCTTTCAACTGGAAATGGAACGGCTGTTCAGCCGTGCCTGGCTCTATGTGGGCCATGAAAGTCAGGTGCCCAAAACGGGCGATTATGTATCGGTGACCTTGGCACAAAGCCCCGTCATCATGCTGCGCCATAGCGATGGCTCGGTGCGGGTGGTGATGAACCGTTGCGCCCATAAGGGGGCCAGACTGGTCAGCGAACCCAGCGGTAATGTGGGCAAGATGCTGCGTTGTCCATACCACGCCTGGACCTATAGGCTGGATGGCTCGCTGCTGGCGGTGCCGCTGAAAAATGCCTATGAAAACACGGAGTTTTCACAATGTCCGGCTGCGGGCGGCCTGTCCACCCCGGGGGCGGTAGAAAGCTATCGCGGCTTTGTGTTTGCCCGCCTCAGCAAGGAAGGGTTCAGCCTGCAAGAGTATTTCGGTGATGTGTTGCAGGCCCTGGACAATATGGCGGATCGCTCTCCGGAAGGGGAGTTGCAGGTGGCTGGCGGTTCGATTCGTACCGTCATCAACTGCAACTGGAAGATGTACATGGAGAACATCAACGACACCGTGCATCCCATCTCCACGCATGAGTCGGCCTCCAGCTCGGCAGCCAAAGTGGGTGAAGTGTTCAAGGAAGAAGACCCCACCGCGCTGGAGCAATTGCTGCCCTTCGGTTCGGGCTATGACTTCTATTCACGTATGGGCGTGGAAACGTACCCGAACGGGCACAGCATTCTGGGCACCAAGTTCAGCATTCATACCGACTACTCCGGGATTCCAGGTTACGAAGCCATGATGAACGAAGCCTGGGGCGAGGAGAAAGCGGCTCGGGTGCTGGGCTTCAATCCACAAAATGTGGTGTTTTACCCCAGCATGGCAGCCAAGGGTTCGCCGCAGATTATTCGTGTATTGCGACCTTTGGCGGTAGACCGAACCTTGCTGGAAGTGTGGGTGTTTCAGCCCAAAGGGGCACCGCGTGAAATGCTGGATCGCGGCCTGACTTATAGCCGTCTGGTTTACTCCCCCATGAGTGTTGTCGCCCATGACGATGTGCACTTGTTCGAGAGCCAGCAAGCCAGCCTGAAAGCCCAAGGCAATCCGTGGGTGAATCTGCTGCGTCAATACGATGCGCAGGAAGGTGAGCAGGGCAAGGGCAGCTTTGACGATGCGAATAATGAATGGGTCATACGCAACCAATACCGTGCCTGGAAGCAAGGCATGAAGCAGCAGGAGCAGGAGTGA
- a CDS encoding ABC transporter ATP-binding protein — translation MSVPVIEFKQVSVSVPVQGQSVELLRKVSFAVQAGRTLGLVGESGAGKSMIGRVISGMLPSNLRLSSGQVCFQGSVVTGAQMRRLLGRKVAFVPQEPLSSLNPVLTIRQQMFEHLARLGIPRASREQYCLERLHEVGLPDPPSLLGRYAHELSGGQCQRILIAMAFSGDPELIVADEPTTALDVITQAQIIRILRDVQQRHQTAVILITHDLRMAAHVCDEVAVLYAGDVVEQGPAADVLDTPLHPYSWALKNATPALNGPLYALPSLADIMPGLKDMRDLPGCRFARRCPTRNAVCEQRAPELEAVKPGHWVSCAGPCMTRDVAAQAQLHVLPQGPSDESAPLVEFQSVERSYRVTRNGRRSLMYALRPLSLSVRPGEMVGVVGESGSGKSTVARLMVGLLQPSGGQVLVQGQSREQFAKGQGESLSQTIQMVFQDPDSALNPRRSVQQLVTQVLELQPGMTPEQRRQKADELMAQVGIAQDAGLRFPSELSGGQKQRVNIARALCVQPRLLVADEIVSGLDVSVQALILNLLLRLNKELGIAVVFISHDLSVIRYLCTRVLVMKNGEVVEQGNTAEVFADPQHPYTCLLLGSVPPDDSSQIWPAPLDCPSQAVGKVAPALVPAMAV, via the coding sequence TTCAAGCAAGTCAGTGTCTCGGTGCCGGTACAAGGGCAGTCGGTAGAACTGCTGCGCAAGGTCTCGTTTGCAGTGCAAGCAGGCCGCACCTTGGGTCTGGTCGGGGAGTCCGGCGCGGGCAAGAGCATGATAGGGCGGGTGATCTCGGGCATGTTGCCCAGCAACCTGCGTCTGTCCTCGGGCCAGGTCTGTTTTCAGGGCTCAGTGGTCACGGGTGCACAAATGCGTCGTCTGCTGGGTCGCAAAGTGGCTTTTGTGCCGCAGGAGCCCTTGTCCTCGTTGAATCCGGTGCTGACCATACGCCAGCAGATGTTCGAGCACTTGGCTCGACTGGGTATTCCCCGTGCATCCCGCGAGCAATATTGCCTGGAACGTCTGCATGAAGTGGGTCTGCCTGATCCACCGTCCTTGCTGGGACGCTATGCCCATGAGCTTTCCGGCGGACAGTGCCAGCGTATCTTGATTGCCATGGCTTTTTCCGGCGACCCGGAATTGATTGTGGCTGATGAGCCGACAACGGCTTTGGACGTGATTACCCAAGCGCAAATCATCCGGATTCTGCGCGATGTGCAGCAGCGCCATCAAACCGCCGTGATTCTGATCACCCACGATCTGCGCATGGCTGCTCACGTCTGTGACGAGGTGGCCGTGCTGTATGCCGGGGATGTGGTCGAACAAGGTCCTGCTGCAGATGTTTTGGATACACCTTTGCATCCTTATTCCTGGGCCTTGAAGAACGCGACGCCAGCATTGAATGGCCCTTTGTACGCCTTGCCGTCGCTGGCCGACATCATGCCTGGCTTGAAAGACATGCGGGATCTGCCGGGTTGTCGGTTTGCCCGTCGTTGTCCTACGCGTAATGCGGTCTGTGAACAGCGCGCGCCAGAGTTGGAAGCGGTGAAACCCGGTCATTGGGTCAGTTGTGCCGGTCCCTGTATGACGCGTGATGTGGCGGCGCAAGCCCAGCTGCATGTCCTGCCGCAAGGGCCTTCTGACGAGTCCGCCCCGCTGGTTGAATTTCAGAGCGTGGAGCGTAGCTACCGAGTGACACGCAATGGTCGCCGTAGCCTGATGTATGCCTTGCGGCCCCTGTCATTGAGCGTGCGCCCCGGCGAGATGGTTGGCGTGGTGGGGGAAAGCGGCAGTGGCAAAAGCACCGTCGCCCGTTTGATGGTGGGTTTGTTGCAGCCCAGCGGTGGCCAAGTGCTGGTGCAAGGTCAGTCCCGCGAGCAGTTTGCCAAAGGGCAGGGCGAGTCCTTGTCGCAGACGATTCAGATGGTCTTTCAGGACCCGGATTCGGCCTTGAACCCACGCCGCAGCGTACAGCAACTGGTAACGCAGGTACTGGAGTTGCAGCCGGGGATGACGCCCGAGCAGCGTCGTCAGAAAGCCGACGAGTTGATGGCGCAGGTGGGCATTGCCCAGGATGCGGGTTTGCGTTTCCCCTCGGAACTGTCCGGTGGGCAAAAGCAACGCGTGAACATTGCCCGCGCCTTATGCGTGCAGCCGCGTCTGTTGGTGGCGGACGAGATTGTGTCTGGTCTGGATGTGTCGGTGCAGGCGCTGATCTTGAATCTCTTGCTGCGACTGAATAAGGAATTGGGCATCGCAGTGGTGTTCATCTCGCACGACTTGTCCGTGATTCGCTATTTGTGCACACGAGTGCTGGTGATGAAAAACGGTGAAGTCGTGGAGCAAGGAAATACCGCCGAGGTGTTTGCCGACCCGCAGCATCCCTATACCTGTCTTTTGCTGGGCAGTGTGCCGCCGGATGATTCCAGCCAGATCTGGCCTGCGCCTCTGGATTGTCCATCCCAAGCCGTGGGAAAGGTTGCACCCGCTTTAGTACCCGCTATGGCGGTCTGA
- a CDS encoding DNA topoisomerase IV subunit B — protein MKLSTTRYDESSIRVLKGLEPVRQRPAMYTRTDNPLHIVQEVIDNAADEALAGFARTLTVTLLEDGGIQVEDDGRGIPVGLHPEENAPVVELVFTRLHAGGKFDKLNGGAYAFSGGLHGVGVSVTNALSRRLEVLVWRDGQANEIVFADGELEQPLTQTGTVGKRKTGTRVRVWPDPKYFDSAQIPLAQLTHILHSKAVLLEGVTVELVQQKTGQRQQWCYEDGLRGYLQEEMDGVELLVPLFEGRQYAPQDDDNFSAGEGAHWVVAWALDSNIVRESYVNLIPTPAGGTHESGLRDGLYQAVRSFAELHSLIPKGVKLQAEDVFARASFVLSAKVLDPQFQGQIKEKLNSRDAVRLVSGYVRNALELHLHANVDQGRKLAEVAVRQAQARTRSAQKVEKRKSSGVAVLPGKLTDCESHDLESSELFLVEGDSAGGSAKMGRDKEFQAILPLRGKVLNAWEVDKDRLFANQEIHDISVAIGVDPHDAQSEPDLSGLRYGRICILSDADVDGSHIQVLLLTLFFRHFPKLIEAGHVYVARPPLFRVDVPAAGKRPARKIYCLDQGELDAILEKLRNEGIRNESWSISRFKGLGEMSAEQLWDTTMNPDTRRLLPVHWGEDGLSGTQAMFTMLMGKGEASARRAWLEEKGNLADLDV, from the coding sequence ATCAAGTTGTCTACTACACGTTACGACGAATCTTCTATACGGGTGCTCAAAGGGCTGGAACCGGTCCGTCAGCGCCCGGCCATGTATACCCGCACGGATAATCCCCTGCATATTGTGCAGGAGGTCATCGATAACGCGGCCGACGAAGCCCTGGCTGGTTTTGCCCGCACCCTGACTGTCACCTTGCTGGAGGACGGCGGCATACAGGTTGAAGACGATGGGCGCGGTATTCCCGTTGGCTTGCACCCTGAAGAGAATGCACCGGTGGTGGAACTGGTGTTCACCCGTCTGCATGCCGGGGGTAAATTCGACAAGCTCAATGGTGGGGCTTATGCCTTCTCCGGCGGTTTGCACGGGGTGGGTGTCTCGGTGACCAACGCCTTGTCGCGTCGCCTGGAAGTGCTGGTCTGGCGCGATGGGCAAGCCAATGAAATCGTGTTTGCCGACGGCGAGCTGGAACAGCCCCTGACCCAGACGGGCACAGTGGGCAAGCGCAAGACGGGAACCCGCGTGCGGGTCTGGCCCGATCCCAAATATTTTGACTCTGCCCAGATTCCCCTGGCTCAACTGACTCATATCCTGCATAGCAAGGCTGTCTTGCTGGAAGGCGTGACGGTAGAGCTGGTGCAGCAGAAAACCGGCCAGCGCCAGCAATGGTGCTATGAAGACGGTTTGCGCGGCTATCTGCAGGAAGAGATGGACGGCGTGGAGCTGCTGGTGCCCCTGTTTGAAGGCCGTCAGTACGCCCCGCAAGACGATGACAATTTCTCCGCCGGCGAAGGTGCGCATTGGGTGGTGGCCTGGGCGCTGGACTCCAATATTGTGCGTGAATCCTATGTCAACCTGATTCCAACCCCAGCGGGGGGAACGCACGAATCGGGCTTGCGCGATGGCTTGTATCAGGCCGTGCGCAGTTTTGCCGAGCTGCACAGCCTGATTCCCAAAGGCGTCAAGCTGCAGGCTGAGGACGTATTTGCCCGTGCCAGCTTTGTGCTGTCGGCCAAAGTGCTGGACCCGCAGTTTCAAGGGCAGATCAAGGAAAAGCTCAATAGCCGCGACGCCGTGCGTCTGGTCAGTGGTTATGTGCGCAATGCGCTGGAACTGCATCTGCACGCGAATGTGGATCAGGGCCGCAAATTGGCTGAAGTGGCGGTGCGTCAGGCTCAGGCCCGTACCCGTTCGGCGCAGAAAGTGGAGAAACGCAAAAGCTCGGGCGTGGCCGTGTTGCCCGGCAAGCTCACGGACTGCGAGTCGCACGACCTGGAAAGCTCCGAACTGTTTCTGGTCGAGGGTGACTCGGCTGGTGGTTCGGCCAAGATGGGCCGTGACAAGGAATTTCAGGCTATCTTGCCCCTGCGCGGCAAGGTTCTGAACGCTTGGGAGGTCGATAAGGATCGCTTGTTCGCCAACCAGGAAATTCACGATATTTCCGTGGCTATCGGTGTGGACCCGCACGACGCCCAGTCCGAGCCGGATTTGTCCGGCTTGCGCTATGGCCGTATCTGTATCCTGTCTGATGCGGACGTGGATGGCTCGCACATTCAGGTGCTGTTGTTGACGCTGTTCTTCCGTCACTTCCCCAAGCTGATCGAGGCTGGTCATGTGTATGTGGCCCGTCCTCCCTTGTTCCGTGTAGACGTGCCTGCCGCCGGAAAACGCCCGGCCCGCAAGATCTACTGTCTGGATCAGGGCGAGCTGGATGCGATTCTGGAAAAACTGCGCAACGAAGGCATACGCAACGAGTCCTGGAGCATCAGTCGCTTTAAAGGTCTGGGTGAAATGAGCGCGGAACAGCTGTGGGACACCACCATGAATCCCGATACCCGTCGCTTGTTGCCCGTACATTGGGGCGAAGATGGGCTGAGCGGCACGCAAGCCATGTTCACCATGCTGATGGGCAAGGGCGAGGCCTCTGCCCGCCGTGCCTGGTTGGAAGAAAAAGGCAATTTGGCCGATCTGGACGTCTGA
- the gdhA gene encoding NADP-specific glutamate dehydrogenase, with translation MKSISLEQFLARVQSRDPNQPEFMQAVREVMTSLWPFIEKNPQYADHGLLERLVEPERTIQFRISWVDDRGQVQVNRGFRIQHSNAIGPFKGGMRFHPSVNLSILKFLAFEQTFKNALTTLPMGGGKGGSDFDPKGKSDGEVMRFCQALIVELYRHLGPDTDVPAGDIGVGAREVGFMAGMMKKLSNSAASVFTGKDLCFGGSLIRPEATGYGTVYFAQEMLARKGLSFDGMTVSVSGSGNVAQYAIEKCLDLGAKVVTVSDSQGCVVDMDGFTREKLASLMHVKNVQRGRLVDYAKEHGLLFQEGKRPWHVPVDIALPCATQNELDGKDAEVLIKNGVRCVAEGANMPSTLDAVDAFIHAKILYAPGKASNAGGVAVSGLEMSQNAQRLSWTREQVDAKLHSIMRDIHENCVNYGQESDFIHYVNGANIAGFVKVANAMRHQGVY, from the coding sequence ATGAAATCTATCTCTCTAGAACAGTTCCTAGCCAGAGTGCAGTCCCGCGACCCCAACCAGCCTGAATTCATGCAGGCCGTACGGGAAGTGATGACCAGCTTGTGGCCCTTCATCGAGAAAAACCCCCAGTACGCCGATCATGGTCTGCTCGAGCGTCTGGTCGAACCCGAACGTACCATCCAGTTTCGTATTTCCTGGGTAGATGATCGCGGTCAGGTTCAGGTCAATCGCGGTTTCCGTATTCAGCACAGCAATGCCATCGGTCCTTTCAAGGGCGGCATGCGCTTTCACCCTTCGGTGAACCTGTCCATTCTGAAGTTCCTGGCCTTTGAACAAACGTTCAAAAACGCCCTGACCACTCTGCCCATGGGCGGCGGCAAAGGCGGCTCGGACTTTGATCCCAAGGGCAAATCGGATGGCGAAGTGATGCGCTTTTGCCAGGCCCTGATTGTTGAGCTGTACCGTCACCTGGGTCCAGATACTGACGTTCCTGCCGGTGATATCGGCGTGGGCGCACGTGAAGTGGGCTTTATGGCCGGCATGATGAAAAAACTCTCCAACAGCGCAGCCAGTGTGTTCACCGGCAAGGATTTGTGCTTTGGCGGCAGCTTGATTCGTCCTGAGGCCACGGGGTATGGCACCGTATATTTCGCACAAGAAATGTTGGCTCGCAAAGGCCTGTCCTTTGACGGCATGACAGTTTCGGTGTCCGGTTCGGGCAATGTGGCTCAATACGCCATTGAAAAATGTCTGGATCTGGGCGCAAAAGTGGTTACCGTTTCCGACTCGCAAGGTTGCGTGGTGGACATGGACGGCTTTACCCGCGAAAAACTGGCTTCCCTGATGCACGTTAAAAATGTGCAACGTGGTCGTCTGGTGGATTACGCCAAAGAACACGGCTTGCTCTTTCAAGAAGGCAAACGTCCTTGGCACGTCCCTGTGGACATCGCTCTGCCTTGCGCAACCCAAAATGAGCTGGATGGCAAAGATGCTGAAGTCCTGATCAAGAACGGTGTGCGTTGCGTTGCCGAAGGCGCCAATATGCCCAGCACGCTGGACGCAGTCGATGCCTTTATCCACGCCAAGATTCTGTATGCCCCAGGCAAAGCCAGCAATGCAGGTGGTGTTGCCGTATCTGGTCTGGAAATGAGCCAAAACGCCCAGCGTTTGAGCTGGACACGCGAACAAGTTGACGCAAAGCTGCACTCCATCATGCGTGACATCCACGAAAATTGTGTGAACTATGGTCAAGAAAGCGACTTCATCCACTACGTTAACGGCGCCAATATTGCCGGCTTTGTCAAAGTCGCCAATGCCATGCGTCATCAAGGTGTTTATTAA
- a CDS encoding aromatic-ring-hydroxylating dioxygenase subunit beta: MAQEQGQRSGQVQHALQEGQQQQQPLNPQQSQGQGQRLDQTTSLQQSLQNFVWQENALLDEGHFDDWYELFAQDGLYWIPGESGQESPEGRMCIALENRMLMRLRIDRLSHHRAFSLQPGVRGLRVIQHPRVQSEHPDEDGCYTVRTNLIYSEYQKQKTEVLPATASYRLRAVDQAWEIVEKRVDLLSVDGYLPTIQLFI; encoded by the coding sequence ATGGCGCAAGAGCAGGGCCAGCGCAGTGGCCAAGTACAGCATGCATTGCAAGAGGGGCAGCAACAGCAACAACCATTGAATCCGCAGCAAAGCCAGGGGCAAGGTCAGCGTCTGGACCAAACGACGAGCCTGCAACAGAGCCTGCAGAACTTTGTATGGCAAGAGAACGCCTTGCTGGATGAGGGGCATTTTGATGATTGGTACGAGCTATTCGCGCAAGATGGCCTGTACTGGATTCCCGGTGAATCCGGCCAGGAAAGCCCGGAAGGGCGCATGTGCATTGCCTTGGAAAATCGTATGTTGATGCGCTTGCGTATTGATCGCCTGTCGCATCACCGTGCCTTTTCCTTGCAACCCGGTGTACGTGGCCTGCGTGTGATTCAACATCCACGCGTTCAGTCCGAACATCCTGACGAGGACGGCTGCTATACCGTGCGCACCAATCTGATTTACTCGGAGTATCAGAAGCAAAAAACCGAGGTTCTGCCTGCCACTGCCTCCTACCGTTTGCGCGCCGTCGATCAGGCTTGGGAGATCGTGGAGAAGCGGGTGGACTTGTTGAGTGTGGATGGTTATTTACCCACCATTCAGCTCTTCATTTAG
- a CDS encoding flavin reductase family protein, producing MHTTDISPRYRSLSCEGMDDSMAYRLLTSLIVPRPIAWVCTMEESGSVNLAPFSSFNYVAHSPPMLAININRNDDGSLKDTARNLQASKECVVQLCRESDLAAVHASAAALPPGQSEVQELGRSLVPSQHVRVPRLGGAAVQMECKLDQVVDLGRGVNQLHIMEVLAFHVDSSLMDEKGKVDLEVYRPLARWAGPYYAQRGDIFLP from the coding sequence ATGCACACGACTGACATATCACCCCGCTATCGCAGTCTGTCTTGCGAGGGCATGGACGACAGCATGGCTTACCGCCTGCTGACGTCCCTGATCGTGCCGCGTCCTATTGCCTGGGTATGTACTATGGAGGAGTCGGGCAGTGTGAATCTGGCGCCGTTCAGCTCCTTTAATTACGTGGCGCACAGCCCGCCCATGCTGGCGATAAATATCAACCGTAATGATGACGGTAGCTTGAAGGATACGGCCCGTAATTTGCAGGCCAGTAAAGAATGTGTGGTGCAGTTATGCCGCGAGTCTGATCTGGCGGCGGTTCACGCCAGTGCTGCTGCCTTGCCGCCCGGTCAAAGCGAGGTACAGGAGTTGGGCAGGAGTCTGGTGCCCAGCCAGCATGTGCGCGTGCCTCGCCTGGGTGGGGCCGCCGTGCAGATGGAGTGCAAGCTGGATCAGGTGGTGGATTTAGGGCGTGGCGTGAACCAGCTGCATATTATGGAAGTGCTGGCTTTTCACGTTGATTCGTCCTTGATGGACGAGAAGGGGAAAGTAGATCTGGAGGTGTATCGGCCTTTGGCTCGGTGGGCTGGGCCGTATTATGCACAGCGTGGGGATATTTTTCTGCCTTGA
- the trxA gene encoding thioredoxin TrxA: MSDSIIHVTDASFESDVLKAELPVLVDYWAAWCGPCKMIAPLLDEAAEQYQGRVIIAKLNVDENPDTPAQFGVRGIPTLMLFKDGKVAQTKVGALSKSQLSAFLDSSL, translated from the coding sequence ATGAGCGACTCCATCATTCACGTTACAGACGCCTCCTTCGAGAGCGACGTCCTCAAAGCCGAACTTCCCGTTCTGGTCGATTACTGGGCTGCATGGTGCGGTCCCTGTAAAATGATTGCACCTTTGCTGGATGAAGCAGCCGAACAGTACCAAGGTCGTGTTATCATCGCTAAGCTCAACGTCGATGAAAATCCCGACACCCCTGCTCAATTCGGTGTTCGCGGTATTCCAACGCTCATGCTGTTTAAAGACGGCAAAGTGGCCCAGACTAAAGTCGGCGCACTTTCCAAGTCCCAACTTAGCGCGTTTCTCGACAGCTCCCTGTAA
- the rho gene encoding transcription termination factor Rho, whose product MHLNELKALHVSQLLEMAATLEIDNANRLRKQELMFAIMKKHAKKGEQIFGDGVLEVLPDGFGFLRSPETSYLASTDDIYISPSQIRRFNLHTGDSIEGEVRTPKDGERYFALVKVDKVNGMQPEAIKHRIMFENLTPLHPDQPMRLERDIKSEENITGRILDIFSPIGKGQRALIVASPKSGKTVMMQHMAHAITTNYPEAIMIVLLVDERPEEVTEMQRTVRGEVVASTFDEPATRHVQVAEMVIEKAKRLVELKKDVVILLDSITRLARAYNTVVPASGKVLTGGVDANALQRPKRFFGAARNLEEGGSLTIIGTALIETGSRMDEVIYEEFKGTGNSEIHLERRLAEKRIYPAINLNKSGTRREELLIKPDLLQKVWVLRKFIHGMDEIEAMEFILDKIRATKTNSEFFDMMKK is encoded by the coding sequence ATGCACCTGAACGAATTAAAAGCTCTGCACGTCTCGCAGCTGCTAGAAATGGCTGCCACTCTGGAAATCGACAACGCGAACCGCTTGCGCAAGCAAGAGCTGATGTTCGCCATCATGAAAAAGCACGCCAAAAAAGGCGAGCAGATTTTCGGCGACGGGGTGCTTGAAGTCCTGCCTGATGGTTTTGGCTTTCTGCGTTCGCCAGAAACCTCTTACCTGGCCAGCACAGACGATATCTACATCTCCCCTTCGCAGATACGTCGTTTCAATCTGCACACGGGTGACTCCATTGAAGGTGAAGTGCGTACCCCTAAAGACGGCGAGCGCTACTTTGCCCTGGTAAAAGTTGACAAGGTTAACGGCATGCAGCCCGAGGCCATCAAACATCGCATCATGTTTGAGAACCTGACCCCGCTGCATCCCGATCAGCCCATGCGCCTGGAGCGCGACATCAAAAGCGAAGAGAACATCACAGGTCGTATCCTGGATATCTTCTCGCCTATCGGTAAAGGCCAGCGCGCCCTGATCGTGGCCAGCCCCAAATCCGGTAAAACCGTGATGATGCAGCACATGGCTCACGCCATCACGACCAATTACCCCGAGGCCATCATGATCGTCCTGCTGGTGGACGAGCGCCCCGAGGAAGTGACCGAAATGCAGCGCACCGTGCGCGGCGAAGTGGTGGCCTCCACCTTTGATGAACCCGCCACGCGTCACGTGCAAGTGGCCGAGATGGTCATTGAAAAGGCCAAACGCCTGGTTGAATTGAAAAAAGACGTGGTGATCCTGCTGGACTCCATCACTCGTCTGGCTCGCGCCTACAACACCGTGGTCCCTGCTTCGGGCAAGGTTTTGACCGGTGGTGTGGACGCCAACGCCCTGCAGCGCCCCAAACGCTTTTTTGGCGCTGCCCGTAATCTGGAAGAAGGTGGCTCCTTGACCATCATCGGTACTGCCCTGATCGAAACTGGCAGCCGCATGGACGAAGTCATCTATGAAGAATTTAAAGGTACCGGCAACTCCGAAATCCATCTGGAGCGCCGTCTGGCCGAGAAACGCATTTACCCTGCCATCAACCTGAACAAATCAGGTACACGTCGTGAAGAGTTGCTGATCAAGCCCGACCTTCTACAAAAGGTCTGGGTCCTGCGCAAGTTCATCCATGGGATGGATGAAATTGAAGCCATGGAGTTTATCCTGGACAAAATCCGGGCCACAAAGACCAACTCCGAATTCTTCGACATGATGAAGAAGTAA